The following are encoded together in the Triticum dicoccoides isolate Atlit2015 ecotype Zavitan chromosome 6B, WEW_v2.0, whole genome shotgun sequence genome:
- the LOC119322904 gene encoding syntaxin-22-like, producing MSFADLESGALQAPRRGRGADATRALVFQITTAVSSYRRLLNSLGTPKDTPALRDQLQKTSHKVLQLAKDAKEKLTSAAEADKSTGTSADKRVADMKLAKDFAATMEEFRKLQNLAIQREMAYKPVVPQSAQPSYTTNDGRSDFDKMPEQRALLAEPNRLEVLQLDNEIVFNEAIIEERDQAIQDIQQQIGEVHEAFKDLATLVHAQGGIIEEVDSNIENSAAATSEAKKEIGKASKTQKSNSSLLCLLMVIFGVVLLIVIIVLAS from the exons ATGAGCTTCGCGGATCTGGAGTCCGGGGCGCTGCaggcgccccggagggggaggggcGCCGACGCCACGCGCGCGCTCGTCTTCCAGATCACCACCGCGGTGTCCTCCTACCGCCGCCTCCTCAACTCGCTCGGCACGCCCAAGGACACGCCCGCCCTCCGTGATCAGCT GCAGAAGACTAGTCATAAAGTCCTGCAATTGGCGAAGGATGCGAAGGAGAAGCTGACGAGTGCTGCTGAAGCAGACAAGAGCACTGGAACTAGT GCAGACAAGCGGGTAGCTGACATGAAGCTTGCCAAAGATTTTGCAGCGACGATGGAGGAATTCAGGAAACTTCAGAATCTTGCAATTCAGAGGGAGATGGCATATAAGCCGGTTGTTCCCCAGAGTGCTCAGCCAAG CTATACTACAAATGATGGAAGATCTGATTTTGATAAAATGCCTGAACAGCGCGCATTGCTTGCAGAACCAAACAG GCTAGAGGTGTTGCAATTGGATAATGAAATTGTTTTCAATGAGGCTATCATCGAGGAAAGGGACCAGGCGATTCAAGACATCCAACAGCAGATTGGTGAAGTACATGAAGCATTTAAGGATCTTGCTACGCTCGTGCATGCGCAAGGAGGCATAATAG AGGAAGTCGACAGCAACATTGAAAACTCTGCAGCCGCGACCAGTGAAGCGAAGAAAGAAATCGGCAAAGCGTCCAAGACTCAGAAGTCAAATTCATCCTTG CTTTGCCTGCTTATGGTGATCTTTGGGGTTGTTTTGCTTATCGTGATAATAGTTTTGGCATCTTGA